TTTCTGAGGGGGAGGGAAACAGTAGATGCAATATCCTCCTCAAGTGAACAATCAAAAAGTGAAGCGTAGACCTGCCTCACTGCCATCAAGTGGTGAGGAGATGATGCACAAGCTATCTCAACTACCACTTTTAGGTGTTTTATGCCTTGCTTCTTTGCCTTCAGCGCATCTCTTGCCAATTTAGCATCCCTTTCAGGAGGATCATATGCCCACAAAATTATTGCTTTCTGTTTCACATCATTACTTGAATTGTTATAATTAAACCCATGGAATaacatgaatgaaaataataaaaacataacatgcttatgaaattcaaatttgcaATTCGACGAATTCATTTACGATTTATATTGTAAACATACAGAACTTTTGTTCGTTgagtaaattttattttttattttttatcaacTTGAATAATTAAGAAATAGTACTAACAACAAACATACATGTGTTTTCCATACTCATGTAAGAAGTTTATTATGACCCTTTGATGGATAGCATGGAAATgttgtttgaaatgaaaagttaGGAGTATTTCTCCTCTATGAATTATGAGAAAGAAATGTCAAGCATAAAGGGTTGGAGAAAATTACCCTGAAATCTCCAGAAAGCTCAGAGTGGAGATCATCAAGGAGAGATTTATTGTAAAGCTGTTGATAAGTGTCTTTGATTTCCCTTCTTTGGCTTTGATTCCTATGTCCTAATATCCATATCACAGCCTCCTCATCCGTTCCCAATCCTAAATCCATTTGTACAAACACTTGATAAATATATTCATGAATGAATATCAGCGGAAGCCAAATCAATTATAAAGATTTTCAAAAAGACCAACTTTCAAATGAAAGGTAGCCAAATTTATTTCATTCATACAATGACAGGAAACAATATCAAATTATAATGACAAATAAcagaaaattttatatgaaaaattaTCATAACCAGTTTCAGGCTTCTGCCACCCATATTTTtgcaacaagaaaaaaagagaaaaaagatggTTGATATACATAAATACACATGTGTTTTCAGCTAATCCACAAATGAACCcatgaagaaatcaaattaatCCACCAAAATTCAGAGAGAGAATCAGAAATCTTCACAGATATATTCACAAATTCACCATTGACCCATGAACCAACATTGAACAAAACTTTCAAAGACACAAACTTTTTCAATGAAACCATCATATAATTGAATCACGTCTGAGAgtgagagaagaagaagaagaaaaccttCGAAGGCTTTTTTGAGCCTCTGACAGTCGTTGTCTGGAGAGGGAACAGGTTCTGGTACTTTGAGAGTACCCATTGATCCGGTCAGCTTGAACTCTTCCTCTGAAAATGAGATTGCAGATGAAGAATTTTGTTTGTGCACTGAGCTAGTGCTACGCAGTCTACCAAAGAAACTCTGCATTTTTAGCcgtttctttctcctccttcAGTTGTTTTTCCCTCTTTATTTGCCTCGTCCTTCGCTGGAAGCATAGATTTGTTGTGTGTATCATCATCTTTTCAAATTGACAAATTTACCACTCATTTTTATATTCCGAATTTACCACACTACCCCTATTTAcgataaaatattttttttagggaACAATACATTTTTGGTTATTGCGTTTTGctccaatttttattttggtcctatatttttaatttgttgagTTGGTCCTTCTTTAATTTAGCAATTTATGTTATTCCCATTTGTTTGATCAAAGAAAAAC
The Prunus dulcis chromosome 2, ALMONDv2, whole genome shotgun sequence DNA segment above includes these coding regions:
- the LOC117618907 gene encoding annexin D3 — translated: MQSFFGRLRSTSSVHKQNSSSAISFSEEEFKLTGSMGTLKVPEPVPSPDNDCQRLKKAFEGLGTDEEAVIWILGHRNQSQRREIKDTYQQLYNKSLLDDLHSELSGDFRKAIILWAYDPPERDAKLARDALKAKKQGIKHLKVVVEIACASSPHHLMAVRQVYASLFDCSLEEDIASTVSLPLRKILVGLVSSYRYDRQLVDSGIAGSEVSRLHEAIERKQLDDDHVVRILSTRNLFQLRATFECYKQKYGNSFDQDIKACGNGDLESLLIAVFWCIESPEKYFAKVIKNSIVGLGTDEDSLDRAIITRAEIDMIKIKEEYSKVCKSSLVDDVKSDTSGDYKKFLLTLLGERL